One stretch of Desulfovibrio sp. DNA includes these proteins:
- the queF gene encoding preQ(1) synthase: protein MTTRSQDQTQDLKVLGTGRLNAPEGGPSVAQLEAFPNCFPQRPYVISISFPEFTSLCPVTGQPDCGTITVEYIPDELCVESKSFKLYMFAFRNHQSFMETITNNVLDDLRTLLHPCWCRVKGLFAPRGGTRIHVFAESFKDMPEEQNALVREVVRSWKSEPDPHRP, encoded by the coding sequence ATGACCACTCGTAGCCAGGATCAGACCCAGGACCTGAAGGTTCTTGGCACAGGCCGTCTGAACGCCCCGGAAGGGGGCCCGAGCGTGGCCCAGCTGGAGGCCTTTCCCAATTGTTTTCCACAGCGTCCCTATGTCATCAGCATCAGCTTTCCCGAATTCACCTCGCTCTGTCCGGTGACGGGCCAGCCCGACTGCGGCACCATCACCGTTGAATACATCCCCGACGAGCTTTGCGTTGAGTCCAAAAGCTTCAAGCTCTACATGTTCGCCTTTCGCAACCATCAGTCCTTTATGGAAACCATCACCAACAATGTGCTGGATGATTTGCGCACACTGCTGCATCCCTGCTGGTGCCGCGTCAAGGGCCTGTTCGCGCCACGCGGGGGAACGCGCATCCACGTGTTCGCCGAATCCTTCAAGGATATGCCCGAAGAGCAGAACGCCCTTGTGCGCGAGGTCGTGCGTTCCTGGAAATCCGAGCCGGACCCGCATCGGCCCTAG
- a CDS encoding TonB-dependent receptor encodes MKKTLCLSFLAFLLVPLPAGAASKDNLMQDVFVLDTITVTDENKREELHGSSAVVVENNRSNTIADFLVRDPEVSFKRRSAFGDSNDIISIRGMDSKRIMLNLDGRNIGSTGSVGGSYMDFGTIPLDNIERIEILKGGSSVEYGNAALGGVINAFSRRPKEDPYLSFYATMGGWGDVYDFHNVRGTYSQKFNAVGVSLGLSQQHADPFLRNNYYNAFHFNPKVYLDLPWRGELIFGYNYSQTERGLIRSNRADGVPNNDANPNLPGYNTKIDSDYPLASGETFSGGTPTPAMTVIGDDAHWTKYRHMMDITYRQEFLDTGFFEAMVFKNYESRREKNYADNAARALLPGGPNGMKYNSSLTPEGSLVLDRNLVMDQSYGYKFKTGIEVLGNALLTGIEYKQVKPGAISVEYVDRNYNKAGPNQWTGNMASSEATSPADVFGIFFADKFTAFDVLTFDFGLRYDSYSHSSDEMGKRFFEDKVSPKFMLTYDFTENQSASVAVYQNFRTPTGPELLHAAQAASSVVPYLKDKYIKPETARGIDLAYKYAFSNSGFVKLTGFYYNIEDYIMQKSVPIPNSTSSIQGVYNMDAEIYGATLSAGYAPIDCLMLRAAVTRQDSKKHNDPADPNNILEKLDYIPDWKAVASAEWKINDQWTLDTSLTYVGERNYYVSTVTPQKDTLHPYTTLGASLRYRVDEHLTLEAYADNITNTQYEESWGYPALGFNAGVSLKWEL; translated from the coding sequence ATGAAAAAGACCCTGTGCCTTTCATTCCTTGCCTTTCTCCTTGTGCCTTTGCCCGCCGGGGCGGCCAGCAAGGACAACCTTATGCAGGACGTGTTCGTGCTCGACACCATAACCGTCACTGATGAAAACAAGCGGGAAGAGTTGCATGGATCCTCCGCCGTGGTAGTTGAAAACAACCGCAGCAACACCATTGCCGACTTTCTCGTGCGCGATCCAGAAGTATCCTTCAAGCGCAGATCCGCCTTTGGCGACAGCAACGACATCATTTCCATTCGCGGCATGGACTCCAAACGCATCATGCTCAATCTGGACGGACGCAACATCGGTTCCACCGGCTCCGTGGGCGGCAGCTACATGGACTTCGGGACCATCCCTCTGGACAATATTGAACGCATAGAGATCCTCAAGGGCGGCAGTTCCGTAGAATATGGCAACGCGGCCCTCGGCGGCGTCATCAATGCCTTCAGCCGCCGCCCCAAAGAAGACCCCTATCTGAGTTTTTACGCCACCATGGGCGGCTGGGGCGATGTCTATGATTTCCATAACGTGCGCGGCACATACTCCCAGAAATTCAATGCGGTAGGGGTGAGTCTGGGCCTCAGCCAGCAGCATGCCGATCCCTTCCTGCGCAACAACTACTACAATGCTTTCCACTTCAACCCCAAGGTATACCTTGATCTTCCCTGGCGTGGCGAGCTCATTTTCGGCTACAACTACAGCCAGACCGAGCGCGGCCTCATCCGATCCAACCGGGCCGATGGTGTGCCCAATAACGATGCCAACCCCAACCTGCCCGGCTACAACACCAAGATTGACAGCGATTATCCCCTCGCCAGCGGCGAAACTTTTTCCGGCGGCACGCCCACCCCGGCCATGACGGTCATCGGTGATGACGCGCACTGGACCAAGTACCGTCATATGATGGACATTACCTACCGACAGGAATTTTTGGACACGGGATTCTTTGAAGCCATGGTGTTCAAAAACTATGAAAGCCGCCGCGAAAAGAACTATGCGGACAATGCCGCCCGTGCGCTGCTTCCGGGCGGCCCCAATGGAATGAAATACAACTCGTCCCTCACCCCTGAAGGCTCCCTGGTGCTCGACAGAAACCTCGTCATGGATCAGTCCTACGGCTACAAATTCAAGACCGGCATTGAAGTGCTGGGCAATGCCCTTTTGACCGGCATCGAATACAAGCAGGTCAAACCCGGCGCCATTTCCGTGGAGTACGTGGACCGCAATTACAACAAGGCCGGGCCCAACCAATGGACAGGCAACATGGCCAGCAGCGAGGCCACATCCCCGGCCGACGTTTTTGGCATCTTTTTCGCCGACAAATTCACGGCCTTTGACGTCCTGACCTTTGACTTCGGCCTGCGTTACGACAGCTACTCCCACAGCTCGGATGAAATGGGCAAGCGCTTTTTTGAAGACAAGGTTTCGCCCAAGTTCATGCTGACCTATGACTTTACGGAAAACCAGTCGGCTTCGGTCGCCGTGTACCAGAACTTTCGCACGCCCACAGGCCCGGAACTGCTGCACGCGGCACAAGCTGCCAGCAGCGTTGTGCCCTACCTCAAGGACAAATACATCAAGCCCGAAACCGCACGCGGCATCGACCTGGCCTACAAATACGCCTTTTCCAATTCGGGCTTTGTGAAGCTGACTGGGTTCTACTATAATATTGAAGACTATATCATGCAGAAAAGCGTTCCCATACCCAACAGCACTTCGAGTATTCAGGGCGTTTACAATATGGATGCAGAAATTTATGGCGCTACCCTGAGCGCAGGCTATGCCCCCATCGACTGCCTCATGCTGCGCGCTGCCGTCACCCGGCAGGACAGCAAAAAACACAATGACCCGGCAGACCCCAACAACATTCTGGAAAAACTGGATTACATCCCCGACTGGAAGGCTGTTGCCAGCGCGGAATGGAAGATCAACGACCAGTGGACGCTGGACACCAGCCTTACCTATGTGGGCGAACGCAATTATTACGTCAGCACGGTCACCCCGCAAAAGGACACGCTTCACCCCTACACCACTCTTGGGGCCAGCCTGCGGTATCGGGTTGACGAACATCTGACGCTTGAAGCCTACGCAGACAACATAACCAACACCCAATATGAAGAAAGCTGGGGCTACCCGGCACTGGGATTCAACGCAGGAGTAAGCTTGAAATGGGAGCTGTAA
- the yjgA gene encoding ribosome biogenesis factor YjgA — MPRKKQYQWHAKDENGDADFSQPSRSAKKRESLALQALGEELANLAPQEVQALNLPPDLAEALTLYARLRDHEGRRRQMQYIGRLMREADAEPIRAALDQRKETSAAATAALHRAEQWRERLLAVPEAELDDLLQSLPRPAVPESDPDGDEGHAPRPKGKQPLGVTELRKLVLQARKEIDDKAAPHARRALFRALHCLLTAQAADVRPEQG, encoded by the coding sequence ATGCCACGTAAAAAACAGTACCAATGGCACGCCAAGGACGAAAACGGCGATGCGGATTTTTCACAGCCCAGCCGCTCTGCAAAAAAACGGGAAAGTCTCGCCCTGCAAGCCCTGGGCGAGGAACTGGCCAATCTTGCCCCGCAGGAAGTGCAGGCCCTGAATCTGCCGCCAGACCTTGCCGAGGCCCTGACCTTGTATGCCCGACTTCGCGACCATGAAGGACGCCGCCGCCAGATGCAGTATATCGGCCGCCTCATGCGCGAGGCCGATGCGGAACCCATCCGGGCCGCCCTTGACCAGCGCAAGGAAACCTCGGCGGCAGCCACCGCAGCCCTGCACAGGGCCGAGCAGTGGCGTGAGCGCCTGCTTGCCGTACCCGAAGCCGAGCTGGACGACCTGCTGCAAAGCCTGCCCCGCCCCGCTGTGCCCGAATCCGACCCGGATGGGGACGAAGGGCACGCCCCACGGCCCAAGGGCAAGCAGCCCCTCGGCGTGACCGAATTGCGCAAGCTTGTGCTTCAGGCCCGCAAGGAAATTGACGACAAGGCCGCGCCCCATGCCCGCAGGGCGCTCTTTCGGGCGCTGCACTGCCTGCTGACCGCGCAGGCCGCCGACGTGCGCCCGGAACAGGGATAA
- a CDS encoding UbiA-like polyprenyltransferase, whose amino-acid sequence MRFKNPLGGVSLSVDALSAPFGKFTDICRMIKIEHSVFALPYAWAGAVLAARGLPPLWSLFFLTIAMVAARSFAMAFNRLVDLPFDRDNPRTQNRPLVTGAITTRQTWGFCAFMAIIFVVACGCINQVCLWLSVPALIFSAIYSILKRFSPMCHFWLGATLGLAPLAGWLSVSPSSLTLPPLLLFLAVTFWVAAFDIYYAFQDMDFDMAFDLHSIPATCGAETALALAAFSHAMTSIFLLLAGFAAGLHWPWYVVWLGITIMLFVEHRLMKPQDLRHVNTAFFTLNGIISPVVLIGVVLGIYL is encoded by the coding sequence ATGCGCTTCAAAAATCCCCTTGGCGGGGTGTCCCTGTCTGTGGACGCCCTGTCAGCGCCCTTCGGCAAGTTTACCGACATCTGCCGCATGATCAAGATCGAGCATTCCGTCTTTGCCCTGCCCTACGCCTGGGCCGGAGCCGTGCTGGCTGCCCGTGGGCTGCCGCCGCTGTGGAGCCTCTTTTTTCTGACCATCGCCATGGTGGCGGCACGGTCATTCGCCATGGCCTTCAACCGCCTGGTCGACCTGCCCTTTGACCGCGACAACCCGCGCACGCAAAACCGCCCCCTGGTCACCGGAGCCATCACCACCAGACAGACCTGGGGCTTTTGCGCCTTCATGGCCATCATCTTTGTGGTGGCCTGCGGCTGCATCAATCAGGTCTGCCTGTGGCTGTCTGTTCCCGCGCTCATTTTTTCCGCCATCTACAGCATACTCAAACGCTTTTCGCCCATGTGCCATTTCTGGCTGGGCGCGACCCTGGGCCTGGCCCCGCTGGCGGGCTGGCTCTCGGTAAGCCCGAGCAGCCTGACCCTGCCCCCCCTGCTGCTGTTTCTGGCCGTCACCTTCTGGGTGGCCGCCTTTGACATCTACTACGCGTTTCAGGACATGGACTTTGACATGGCCTTTGACCTGCATTCCATCCCCGCCACCTGCGGCGCAGAAACGGCGCTGGCACTGGCGGCCTTTTCCCACGCCATGACGTCCATCTTCCTGCTGCTCGCCGGTTTTGCCGCCGGTCTGCACTGGCCCTGGTATGTCGTCTGGCTTGGCATCACCATCATGCTCTTTGTGGAGCACAGGCTTATGAAGCCGCAGGACCTGCGGCATGTGAACACGGCCTTTTTCACGCTGAACGGCATCATCTCGCCCGTGGTGCTGATCGGCGTTGTCTTGGGCATTTACCTGTAG
- a CDS encoding lipid II flippase MurJ produces the protein MHSQQENTPNSGLARTAALLGGFALFSRLLGLARDMSMAWLLGGGAAADALVAAMRLPHVLRRLLGEGSLSMTLTASLVRLRQGYGFPNGLCLDADGAAETSGTEALRLLARAMSLRLGLILLLLTLLGLAAAPWLARMLAPGFSGPELERTVVLLRICLPYVLAAGMAALGMALLHSMGVFWLPALSPALFNLVMLLAAVAAALGLCPPAEALAVGMLCGGLAQWLAQWLAVRRLLPQNAPRAHAAAACEGRTGAQPGTSAVDARAEREITAGAWRCLALLPGGVLGAAAPQLAMLAAMMLASGLGQGQVAALYYAERLLELPLGLVGVCLGMASLPTLSRLAAAKDFTQFSSQLSTALRLTVMLSLPAAAGLWAVGPQLVTGLLGHGAFDSQAARDTGLALLAYVPGLPAFACNRSLLAACNALGLVRRTAMSALWAVGGTLAAGLVLARVLGPQHSGMAPALAVSLGLWLQCGLLLRLLQRALPDGPNGPGGPKGPGGPGGPGWSGGSGGPGGPDENDGPKGPDANGGDQMPPAESKRFCMPPWLPGWKDMWRHVLAGGLTGLAAGALVRFAEPLGLWASLCLGISGGVLAWMLCLGILRDPDMALLAGRLRKKARVPIVDGNA, from the coding sequence ATGCACAGTCAGCAAGAAAATACGCCCAACTCCGGCCTGGCCCGCACTGCGGCCCTTCTGGGCGGTTTTGCGCTTTTTTCCCGTTTGCTGGGGCTTGCGCGCGACATGAGCATGGCCTGGCTTCTGGGCGGGGGCGCTGCTGCCGACGCCCTGGTGGCGGCCATGCGCCTGCCCCACGTGCTGCGACGTCTGCTCGGCGAAGGTTCCCTGTCCATGACGCTTACGGCCAGTCTGGTGCGTTTGCGTCAGGGCTACGGATTCCCCAACGGCCTGTGCCTTGATGCCGATGGCGCGGCGGAAACATCCGGCACCGAGGCTCTGCGGCTTTTGGCCCGCGCCATGTCGCTGCGCCTTGGCCTTATACTTTTGTTGCTGACCCTGCTGGGCCTGGCGGCTGCGCCCTGGCTGGCGCGAATGCTGGCGCCCGGTTTCAGCGGCCCGGAACTGGAGCGCACCGTGGTGCTGCTGCGCATCTGCCTGCCCTATGTGCTGGCGGCGGGCATGGCTGCGCTGGGCATGGCCCTTCTGCACAGCATGGGCGTATTCTGGCTGCCCGCTTTGTCTCCGGCTTTGTTCAATCTTGTCATGCTGCTTGCCGCCGTGGCGGCGGCATTGGGGCTTTGTCCGCCCGCCGAGGCGCTGGCGGTGGGCATGCTTTGCGGCGGCTTGGCCCAGTGGCTGGCGCAATGGCTGGCGGTGCGCCGCCTTTTGCCACAAAATGCGCCCCGTGCGCATGCTGCGGCTGCCTGTGAGGGCCGCACAGGCGCGCAGCCAGGCACGAGTGCGGTGGATGCCCGTGCGGAGCGTGAAATCACGGCTGGCGCGTGGCGCTGCCTGGCCCTGCTGCCCGGCGGGGTTCTTGGAGCAGCCGCGCCGCAGCTTGCCATGCTGGCCGCCATGATGCTGGCTTCGGGACTGGGTCAGGGACAGGTGGCTGCCCTGTATTATGCCGAACGGCTGCTTGAACTGCCTCTGGGGCTCGTGGGCGTCTGTCTTGGCATGGCCAGTTTGCCGACCCTGAGCCGACTGGCGGCGGCAAAGGATTTTACCCAATTTTCGTCGCAGCTTTCCACGGCCCTGCGTCTGACCGTCATGCTCAGCTTGCCCGCTGCCGCCGGATTGTGGGCAGTGGGGCCGCAACTGGTCACGGGCCTGCTGGGGCACGGCGCTTTTGACAGCCAGGCCGCCAGGGACACGGGCCTTGCCCTGCTGGCCTATGTGCCCGGCCTGCCCGCCTTTGCCTGCAACCGTTCGCTGCTGGCGGCCTGCAACGCTCTGGGGCTAGTGCGCCGTACGGCCATGAGCGCCTTGTGGGCTGTGGGCGGCACGCTGGCCGCCGGGCTTGTCCTGGCCCGCGTTCTTGGGCCACAGCACAGCGGTATGGCTCCGGCGCTGGCCGTGAGCCTTGGCCTCTGGCTGCAGTGCGGCCTGCTGCTGCGCCTTCTGCAAAGGGCATTGCCGGACGGGCCAAACGGGCCAGGCGGGCCAAAAGGGCCAGGTGGGCCAGGTGGGCCAGGTTGGTCAGGTGGGTCAGGTGGGCCAGGCGGGCCAGATGAGAATGACGGGCCAAAAGGGCCAGACGCGAATGGCGGCGACCAGATGCCGCCTGCAGAATCCAAGCGTTTTTGCATGCCGCCCTGGCTGCCCGGCTGGAAGGATATGTGGCGGCACGTGCTGGCCGGGGGGCTTACCGGCCTTGCGGCCGGGGCGCTTGTGCGTTTTGCGGAACCTCTGGGGCTGTGGGCGTCGCTCTGTCTGGGCATTTCGGGCGGCGTACTGGCCTGGATGCTGTGCCTGGGGATTTTGCGCGATCCTGATATGGCCCTTCTGGCAGGCCGCTTGCGCAAGAAGGCGCGCGTCCCTATAGTTGATGGCAACGCCTGA
- a CDS encoding MogA/MoaB family molybdenum cofactor biosynthesis protein, whose amino-acid sequence MNILMHLHACQSGQVLPLLPAGVPLDGHMAGHGLMAPEQWALPTLTVGTTLCGACGTALLKVTSRAWLAMPVCQGGAAQVCVTDSMHPAAHCLLLTALTDLPEGPLELTPRKDGHSLAWVTLSDKGSRGMRQDLSGPAIAEAVAAAMPLCHSQGFVLPDEPVQLRALLTELALSHGYDIICTTGGTGLSPRDITPQVTEALLDASLPGFSQAMIAASMAKTPHAIISRAAAGILGQSIIINLPGSRKAVVENLAAVLPALPHALSKLQGDMNDCGG is encoded by the coding sequence ATGAATATTCTAATGCACCTACACGCCTGCCAGAGCGGGCAAGTCCTGCCGCTTCTGCCCGCGGGCGTGCCCCTTGACGGGCACATGGCGGGCCATGGCCTCATGGCCCCGGAGCAGTGGGCCCTGCCCACGCTCACGGTAGGAACCACCCTTTGCGGCGCATGCGGCACAGCCCTGCTCAAAGTGACCAGCAGGGCCTGGCTGGCCATGCCGGTCTGTCAGGGCGGCGCGGCCCAGGTCTGCGTCACTGACTCCATGCACCCTGCCGCACACTGTCTGCTGCTGACGGCGCTTACCGATCTGCCCGAAGGGCCGCTGGAACTGACCCCCCGCAAGGACGGGCACAGCCTGGCCTGGGTAACCCTTTCGGACAAGGGTTCGCGCGGCATGCGCCAGGACTTGAGCGGCCCCGCCATTGCCGAGGCCGTGGCCGCCGCCATGCCCTTGTGCCACAGCCAGGGTTTCGTGCTGCCCGATGAGCCTGTGCAACTGCGCGCCCTGCTCACGGAGCTGGCCCTGAGCCACGGCTATGACATCATCTGCACCACCGGGGGCACGGGCCTGTCGCCGCGCGACATCACGCCCCAGGTCACGGAAGCCCTGCTTGACGCCAGTCTGCCCGGCTTCAGCCAGGCCATGATTGCGGCGAGCATGGCCAAAACGCCGCACGCCATCATATCGCGCGCCGCAGCGGGAATACTTGGGCAAAGCATCATCATCAACCTGCCGGGCAGCCGCAAGGCGGTTGTTGAAAATCTGGCAGCCGTACTGCCCGCCCTGCCCCACGCCCTGAGCAAGCTTCAGGGCGACATGAACGACTGCGGCGGCTAG
- a CDS encoding class I SAM-dependent methyltransferase, with amino-acid sequence MGAVKKGGREYWNSRAQDYPRYKEGEGGLEAWVLRLAHEHGVDFKGKSVLDVGCGSGKFTIRIAREAASVLGTDISDEMLRILKEDAEAQGLANIECVCAGWDAFASEQKFDSVFASMTPAVASDENRQKLMDYALDEVVYVGFDEHMFTDVLRGLFDHYKVQTKRHNDVTNMRAWLDAQGLSYTTVPVRGTRTALTSRADMQAACIASLQDHGVTPDAAFLETYLEAFRQPSGQYAESTDYNLEILIWKKS; translated from the coding sequence ATGGGAGCTGTAAAAAAAGGGGGACGCGAGTACTGGAACAGCCGCGCCCAGGATTACCCCCGCTACAAGGAAGGGGAAGGCGGGCTTGAGGCATGGGTACTGCGTCTGGCGCACGAACACGGCGTGGACTTTAAAGGCAAAAGCGTGCTTGACGTGGGCTGCGGCAGCGGCAAGTTCACCATCCGCATCGCCAGGGAGGCGGCCTCGGTACTGGGCACGGACATTTCCGACGAGATGCTCCGCATCCTCAAGGAAGACGCGGAGGCCCAGGGCCTTGCCAATATTGAATGCGTGTGCGCCGGATGGGACGCATTTGCCTCTGAGCAGAAGTTCGACAGTGTTTTCGCCTCAATGACGCCTGCGGTCGCAAGCGACGAAAACCGCCAGAAACTCATGGACTACGCCCTGGATGAAGTGGTGTATGTGGGTTTTGACGAACACATGTTCACTGACGTGCTCCGCGGGCTTTTTGACCACTACAAGGTGCAGACCAAACGCCACAATGACGTGACCAATATGCGCGCATGGCTGGACGCCCAGGGTTTGTCATACACGACCGTGCCCGTCAGGGGCACGCGCACGGCCCTTACATCCCGCGCGGATATGCAGGCGGCCTGCATCGCCAGCTTGCAGGATCATGGCGTCACGCCAGACGCGGCTTTTCTGGAAACCTATCTGGAGGCTTTTCGCCAGCCTTCAGGTCAGTATGCTGAAAGCACCGATTACAATCTCGAGATACTCATATGGAAAAAAAGCTGA